DNA from Balaenoptera musculus isolate JJ_BM4_2016_0621 chromosome 4, mBalMus1.pri.v3, whole genome shotgun sequence:
GGGGGCGTCCGGGGCCTCCTCCGGCCGTGCCGCCCCGCGCACACACCCGCTCGGACCCCCGTACCCCATACCGCTCTCCCGTCGCCCCCGTCCGGGCGGCCCCGgcagccggggcgggggcggcgggggccgcAGCCTCTCCGGGTAATGGCACTCGGGGCACCGGGGATGGCGGGGACAAGAGGCAGTTGGTGTACGTGTTCACCACGTGGCGCTCGGGCTCGTCCTTCTTCGGCGAGCTTTTCAACCAGAACCCCGAAGTGTTCTTCCTCTACGAGCCAGTGTGGCACGTGTGGCAAAAACTGTACCCAGGGGACGCCGTTTCTCTGCAAGGGGCGGCACGGGACATGCTGAGCGCTCTCTACCGCTGCGACCTCTCGGTCTTCCAGCTGTACAGTCCCGCTGGCAGCGGGGGGCGCAACCTCACCACGCTGGGCATTTTCGGCGCGGCCACCAACAAGGTGGTGTGCTCGTCGCCACTTTGCCCCGCCTACCGCAAGGAGGTCGTTGGACTGGTGGACGATCGCGTGTGCAAGAAGTGCCCGCCGCAGCGCCTGGCGCGCTTCGAGGAGGAGTGCCGCAAGTACCGCACTCTGGTCATCAAGGGCGTGCGTGTCTTCGACGTGGCCGTGTTGGCGCCACTTCTGCGCGACCCGGCCCTGGACCTCAAGGTCATTCATCTGGTGCGGGATCCCCGCGCTGTGGCCAGCTCACGCATCCGCTCGCGCCATGGTCTCATCCGTGAAAGCCTGCAGGTGGTGCGCAGCCGGGACCCCCGAGCGCACCGCATGCCCTTCCTGGAGGCCGCTGGCCATAAGCTGGGCGCCAAGAAGGAGAGCATGGGTGGGCCTGCAGACTACCACGCCCTTGGCGCCATGGAGGTCATCTGCCACAGCATGGCCAAGACGCTGCAGACGGCCCTGCAGCCCCCTGACTGGCTGCAAGGCCACTACCTGGTGGTGCGGTACGAGGACCTGGTGGGAGACCCCGTCAAGACCCTACGGAGGGTGTATGACTTTGTGGGGCTATTGGTGAGCCCTGAAATGGAGCAGTTTGCCCTCAACATGACCAGTGGCTCAGGCTCCTCCTCCAAGCCTTTCGTGGTGTCAGCACGCAACGCCACGCAGGCCGCCAACGCCTGGCGGACCGCCCTCACCTTCCAGCAGATCAAACAGGTGGAGGAGTTTTGCTACCAGCCCATGGCCGTGCTGGGTTACGAGCGGGTCAATAGCCCTGAAGAGGTCAGAGACCTCAGCAAGACCCTGCTCCGGAAACCCCGGCTCTGAGAGGGGTTCCCGGGAGACCAGACTCCCTGTGGTGACACCCACAGAAGGATTGTGGTGTGTTTCAACAAAAACAGCCCAGATCCAAACTGAGGAAGCCCACACATTCTGTTATagatacataatataaataaCCACACAGGCACTTGCTGTCAGTGTTTTGAGTCATTGAATTTCAAGGAACAGCCACAATACACACACATCTCAGAAAAGGCAAGGCTTGAAAGTTCTGACCCGctgcccttcctcttctctcccctgccttttctcccttttcttaccCTCTCCCCTACCTGCCTTCCATTTTGAAGTGGGATGTTGATTAAATCAAGATCCAGTAACCCAAATCTTGTTTCCAAAATTTTCGTGGTATCTGTGAACACGTAGAAGAGTCATTTGGatgtcgggggtggggtgggaggtgtgggAGGGCGGAGAAAGGGGAAGTGGTCCAGGAGCAAAAGCCCCACTGGGCATGCTAAACCAAGGAGGCATTCTTCTAAGTAGACTTTTGTGTAAAAAGCAAAGGTTATATGTGagtattaataaagaaaataataaataatattcttttttatatttgccTCCATTACTTTGGCTTTGCTTGTGTTCCTTGTCCTGTGCAGCTTCAGACAGAAtctgcttctcctccccccacccccttttcctgtCTGTTTCCTAGAAAACAGCTAAGATGGGTGGGAGCAGCTTCAGACTCCTTGATAAGAGCTTTGGAGTTGTGTTCTCCCGTGTAAATCACAGCCTGTCAGGTGCCCAGGAATGGGAACAAATCTTCAGATTCTAAAGGCAAAAATCAAGCAGGGCAGTGGAGAAAAAAGCACAGCACTACTTTCCTGTTCCACTTGGAGCACGGAAAGGAAGAAGCAACCCCTTGAGGATTTGAAGGCATTCGGTTTTGATTACTCTTGAGTAAACACTGGGAAACCTTGAAGCAGAGACCAGTGTTTTGGTCCTGAGGTTAGTTCAGAAAacggatttttaaaaaaagagaagtatgTAGTTCAAAAAACTTCTGATGATAAGAACACAAACCTCAAAAATTAGTGTGAACGTTTTGTTGGCAGCGGTAGCAAGTTCTTCGGTTAGAAAAGTGACAGAAGTATTTGAGTTTGGAGCATTTTTCTGCCTCTGACACAGTCCACGGAGGCATATGAAAAGGGAACTTTGATCTGGGAACTGTAAGGGTACCCACAGGTTATCCCCCTTATTCCTGGCTTCCCATCCAAATTAGTGCAAAAGAGAATGTGAATTTATAATGGTTTACTTAGGTTGCTTGTGGGGtacattgcttttcttttatcaTGTTTTCTGAAAGTAAAAAATTGCAAAGACGCTACGTGTT
Protein-coding regions in this window:
- the CHST2 gene encoding carbohydrate sulfotransferase 2, with amino-acid sequence MSRSPPRALPAGAPPRLLPAAPAAGPRALLPPWPRRPGRRWPASPLGMKVFRRKALVLCAGYALLLVLTMLNLLDYKWHKGPLQQCSPDGPLGAAAGAAAGGWGRPGPPPAVPPRAHTRSDPRTPYRSPVAPVRAAPAAGAGAAGAAASPGNGTRGTGDGGDKRQLVYVFTTWRSGSSFFGELFNQNPEVFFLYEPVWHVWQKLYPGDAVSLQGAARDMLSALYRCDLSVFQLYSPAGSGGRNLTTLGIFGAATNKVVCSSPLCPAYRKEVVGLVDDRVCKKCPPQRLARFEEECRKYRTLVIKGVRVFDVAVLAPLLRDPALDLKVIHLVRDPRAVASSRIRSRHGLIRESLQVVRSRDPRAHRMPFLEAAGHKLGAKKESMGGPADYHALGAMEVICHSMAKTLQTALQPPDWLQGHYLVVRYEDLVGDPVKTLRRVYDFVGLLVSPEMEQFALNMTSGSGSSSKPFVVSARNATQAANAWRTALTFQQIKQVEEFCYQPMAVLGYERVNSPEEVRDLSKTLLRKPRL